DNA from Rhodoligotrophos defluvii:
TCTTGGCGAGGATGAAGGCGCCTTGAATGACGGCCTGTGTGAAGATGCCGAGGCTTTCGGGTGTCCAGCGGGCCTCGGGCGCGTGCAGCGCTTTTGCTTCGGCTGCATCTTTGGCGATGGCCGCGGCATGCTCGAGAATGTGCTTGCCGGCCGCGTCGCGGATCGACGGATGTGTCTCATAGGTCTCCTGGGTCAGCATCCCGAGCAGACAGGTGAAATCGGCCAACGCGCCCGCCGCATGGCGCTTGCGGAAATCCGCATAGGCGATCAGCCGATCGGCCGGATCGCTCACCCTGTGGTAGTCTGCGTCCGCAAAGAAGGCATCCGCGCGGTCTGAGAAAAGATCCGCCGCGGCAATGGCCACTTCCTCCTTGGACTTGAAGTGATGGAAGAAGCTGCCTTTGGTCAGACCGGCCTCCTCGCAGATGTCCTCGACGCGGGTTCCGGCATAGCCCTTTTTGCGAAAGACGCGCACGGCTGCGTCGAGCAGCTTCGCTTTTGACCCCTGCGCCGCTTCACTGGCCATTCGCCCTCCTTTCGTACCAACCAGTCGGTATGTATCTCTCTGGTACCAACTAGTTGGTATGGAGTCAAGGCAGTGAACCGACGAAAATGCATTGAGGAGCTGGTACCGATGCGAGGCTTCAGCGGTCCGGCTGAGGGGGATGCTGCTGCGGCGAGGTGGGCAGGCGTCGCGATGGTGGTGGCGCCCTCCGTGCCGGTGCACTGGGCACGACCGCGCGCGTGCCGCTGCTGCCCTGGAACTCGAAGATCTTGCGCAGGAAGCCGGGGGCCAAAGCCGAGATGGGATTGAACAGAACCTGCGGTTTGTCCGTGGTGCCACGGATCGCGAAGGTGATGCCGAACATGCCCTGGCCCTTGCCGCCCATGAGCATTTCGCCCAGCACGGGAACGGCGCTCAACAGCGAGTTCAGCGCATAGGCCGGTATGATGGTGCCGCCGATATCGATCGCCTTGTCCTGCTTGCGGATGACGCCCTTGGCGGTCGCCCCCAGCGCCGGCCCCTGCAGCAGGGTGTCGCCGATATAGACACCGGCGGCATTGGCGGAAAACGGCATGCTGAAATTGGAAAACACCATCGTGCCGGTCCGTCCGGCCTGGCGCGGATTGAGGCGCACGGGATTGCCTTTTTCGTCGAACTGCAGGGCCGGCTCGTCCATGACTTCGAAGCTCTGCAGCCGGAGTTGGCCATTATCCAGCAGCGCCGTGCCCGCCGGCCCGAGCAGCCCGGTGAACTGCAGCCGGCCGCCCCTGACGCGCGAATAGAGGTCCATGGCACGCAGCACCGCGCCGGCGTTTTCGCTGCTCGCCGTCATCAGACGGCGGCCCTGCGGCTTCGGCTCCATGGTCATGGCGAACGGCGAACCATCATTGAAGCGGCCGGTCAGCTTGATGGCGGCAATGCCTTTTTCGCTGGCCGAACCGCTGAATTCGACATCCACCAGCCGCTCGTTGCGGAAGCCGATCACGCTGGCAATCTTGCCTTTCATCTGAGTAATCAATGGCTTCAGATGATCGGTATCCCTTTCTTCGAACAGGGCGGAAATCATGGGACGCGCATCGA
Protein-coding regions in this window:
- a CDS encoding TetR/AcrR family transcriptional regulator, yielding MASEAAQGSKAKLLDAAVRVFRKKGYAGTRVEDICEEAGLTKGSFFHHFKSKEEVAIAAADLFSDRADAFFADADYHRVSDPADRLIAYADFRKRHAAGALADFTCLLGMLTQETYETHPSIRDAAGKHILEHAAAIAKDAAEAKALHAPEARWTPESLGIFTQAVIQGAFILAKSKGDEGIAQDCLEHLQRYLALLFNRPFTEEEETR